In Paramormyrops kingsleyae isolate MSU_618 chromosome 5, PKINGS_0.4, whole genome shotgun sequence, one DNA window encodes the following:
- the cox11 gene encoding cytochrome c oxidase assembly protein COX11, mitochondrial, with the protein MIFTSFLRETLCRTKNSVLSRTSSMYICTKAIQNMISSRGLYQHANQLLSRKASQRLSSQIRGMKSRKNPHTERQEEEWRKRNRTVLTYIAAAGVGMIGMSYAAVPLYRLYCQTSGLGGTAQSGHDAEQVENMTPVKDRIIKITFNADVHASMQWNFKPQQSEIYVIPGETALAFYKAKNPTDKPVIGISTYNVVPFEAGQYFNKIQCFCFEEQRLNPKEEVDMPVFFYIDPEFDEDPRMAKVDTITLSYTFFEAKEGQTLPIPGYS; encoded by the exons ATGATATTTACTTCTTTCCTCCGGGAGACTTTGTGCAGGACAAAGAACTCCGTGTTGTCAAGAACCTCTAGCATGTACATTTGTACCAAGGCCATACAGAACATGATTAGTTCCAGAGGATTGTACCAGCATGCAAACCAACTCCTCTCTAGAAAGGCTTCTCAGCGCCTCAGCAGCCAGATACGGGGCATGAAGAGCCGCAAGAACCcccacacagagagacaggagGAAGAGTGGAGGAAGAGAAACAGGACTGTCCTCACGTACATTGCTGCTGCCGGAGTGGGGATGATCGGCATGTCGTATGCAGCAGTGCCTCTCTACCGGTTATACTGCCAG ACTTCAGGACTTGGTGGGACTGCTCAATCCGGTCACGACGCAGAGCAAGTAGAGAACATGACTCCGGTGAAGGACCGCATCATCAAGATCACCTTCAATGCCGACGTGCATGCCAGCATGCAATGGAACTTCAAACCTCAACAGTCAGAGATATAT GTTATTCCTGGAGAAACCGCACTGGCATTTTATAAAGCAAAGAATCCTACAGATAAACCTGTGATTGGAATATCCACCTACAATGTAGTACCTTTTGAAGCTGGACAGTACTTTAACAAAATTCAG TGTTTTTGCTTTGAGGAACAGAGGTTAAATCCCAAAGAAGAAGTGGACATGCCGGTATTCTTCTACATCGATCCTGAGTTTGATGAAGACCCCAGAATGGCAAAAGTGGACACTATCACGCTTTCTTACACTTTTTTTGAAGCCAAGGAAGGACAGACGCTTCCCATTCCTGGCTATAGCTGA